One Drosophila santomea strain STO CAGO 1482 chromosome X, Prin_Dsan_1.1, whole genome shotgun sequence DNA segment encodes these proteins:
- the LOC120455435 gene encoding uncharacterized protein LOC120455435: protein MTSIKTEMPPLHAAEALASSSATDSGGGGGAGGGGSGGPGAGGSGGVGSAPATPNATISAAADSSDNQPGTPQPTQQQQHQQSTQQQLQQPQSQQQQQAMGGGDPQQQQQQQQVTGITHQPYATHHMYSASGGQQQQQQQIYGGLYGGDMQQQQGYASSYINSYEQFYQQQQQQQQGTDYAFGAVGVDYGKSAGVRYHPYLQTPTSGLGGIPTASAAQEEAGSAPSAVSTTTAVAMSPRVVSSSSPTSTSSHLQLGSSSGQTPGSPGGAAGSAGCKLQCKKCGILTTNESELQEHIANVHGESPYGSSGYASSPYIKEEMPTPQPPGGGSAAANPGELLDLDSQKMVYHQQLLQQQQQQQQQHDVVAGLPLGSLPDPLHSMQSMQQRALHSWEQQPQQTVASVEGLPPYMQQGLGVGLGVGVDKSPYYSPKQSPYHQSAGVGGATLIKQEYGGHGLIKSEYPDSQHYVDKSFDPTAGGGGGAELCASVATSPAEFPSTTTGGPGQESAAGAAPGGGYRGFEPPSSSSVLPANSLTAKAATWKSNEARRPKTYNCTACNKWFTSSGHLKRHYNTTLHKNAVKSSGQPDPATLPISAHHHPARDPVTKPSRRGNAAAAAAAAAAAASASGQGQQQQPPPPPPPANVPPPEPPRSPPEYGGGGGLGVGAMGGAAMSQYSASPSPTQQQQHHLNHHQQQANGYANGTANGYGYMQQQVQSTTNASPQHASNNNSNNQQQQQQQQHHQQQMPQHHNSVLNGHPNGLAGPSAPHNNNTTQMPSSQMRGLLNETTTTPPPTTTTRAPQITTTAITTTTAATTVAIKSEQMEDSNHTHTHTHTHTHPNHSLSQDRSHSSSSSSSMATEEAEEQELRDQEQADDHLHQHQQASQQYLLAARHYHSSTPNTLSSSNTNPSTPSSNSPHTIYRQEQQGTDFSRTTPPPQPLPPMGMLPPMAMDYNMLALDMPMPMPTLMHSNMLQCSSTSTTPLATTTTTSMPDTMQPPQQQLVHHYQAVLHPLHQQLGEQHQRQEEDHHQQQRELHQLDQQQQQQQALILADSLPHSSSSPTSSSPPPTMPMPLTTITAPQLLPLQPPPPHITSTMPMPPTMHMPIMPPPPQCYQQLQPLDPTMSYHTIIGSGPEAHAAAAGGGYSNQITTSDGQILQLMPTSLFAPYAPLSPYSVAAQRSPQEGDLPPVHTLTTALHAHQQGGQQEAQTPTLTVLSTPYSPTVSSSRATPALEMDMATLMQHQQDYEMEQYQMQHQQLEQLQQHQQQLDHQQQQQILADQTQSMAQQPLTKKRRGGNATPSTTKRRRNSSVGSTSPHSTTLPSGRIKCLECDKEFTKNCYLTQHNKSFHSGEYPFRCQKCGKRFQSEDVYTTHLGRHRTQDKPHKCELCPKQFHHKTDLRRHVEAIHTGLKQHMCDICEKGFCRKDHLRKHLETHNRPRVVGKKSAAAAAAAAATATAGLGGVSAAGSIKAAFARSLTVAAVSSEPGAGVAVPSAPVPAPASALVQSVNPSLASSLSLKRHIDDVAADDDSLLEEDEDEMEMEMETDMLEEEDEEELGDHHMIIKGEYAQEEFQMIEKSIELY from the coding sequence ATGACGAGTATTAAGACCGAGATGCCGCCCCTGCACGCGGCAGAGGCGCTCGCCTCCAGCAGTGCCACCGATAGCggtgggggagggggagcaggaggaggaggatcgGGCGGACCAGGAGCGGGAGGATCGGGAGGCGTCGGCAGTGCGCCCGCTACGCCCAATGCCACAATCAGCGCCGCCGCCGACTCCAGTGATAATCAGCCCGGCACGCCGCAGCCcacgcaacagcaacagcatcaacaATCGAcgcagcaacagttgcagcagccacaatcgcaacaacagcagcaggccaTGGGTGGAGGCGatccccagcagcagcaacagcagcagcaggtaACTGGGATCACCCACCAGCCGTACGCCACCCACCACATGTACTCCGCATCCGgcggacagcagcagcaacagcagcagatcTACGGCGGACTCTACGGCGGGgacatgcagcagcagcagggctACGCCAGCAGCTACATCAACAGCTACGAGCAGTTctaccagcagcaacagcagcagcagcagggcaCTGACTACGCCTTTGGCGCCGTTGGCGTTGACTACGGCAAGAGTGCCGGGGTGCGCTATCATCCCTACCTGCAAACGCCCACCTCCGGACTGGGCGGCATTCCAACGGCCAGCGCGGCACAGGAGGAGGCGGGCAGTGCGCCCAGCGCCGTCAGCACCACCACGGCGGTGGCCATGAGTCCTCGTGTggtgagcagcagcagtccaACGTCGACGTCCTCGCACCTGCAGCTGGGCAGCTCCAGTGGCCAAACACCGGGCTCACCAGGCGGAGCAGCCGGAAGTGCCGGATGCAAGTTGCAGTGCAAGAAGTGCGGCATCCTCACCACCAACGAGTCGGAGCTACAGGAGCACATCGCCAACGTGCACGGGGAATCGCCGTATGGCAGCAGCGGTTACGCCAGTTCGCCGTACATCAAGGAAGAAATGCCCACGCCACAGCCACCCGGCGGTGGATCCGCAGCGGCCAATCCCGGCGAGTTGCTCGACCTAGATTCCCAGAAGATGGTCTATCACCAGCAgttgctccagcagcagcagcagcaacaacagcaacacgaCGTGGTGGCTGGACTGCCGCTGGGCTCTCTGCCGGATCCGCTGCACTCGATGCAATCCATGCAGCAGCGCGCTCTTCACAGCTgggagcagcagccacagcagaCAGTGGCCTCCGTGGAGGGCCTGCCGCCGTACATGCAGCAGGGATTGGGCGTGGGGTTGGGAGTAGGCGTGGACAAGTCGCCCTACTACTCGCCAAAGCAGTCGCCCTATCATCAGTCAGCCGGCGTTGGCGGAGCCACGCTGATCAAGCAGGAGTACGGCGGCCACGGACTGATCAAGTCCGAGTATCCCGATTCGCAGCACTACGTGGACAAGTCCTTCGACCCCACAGCaggcggaggcggtggagcGGAACTGTGCGCCAGCGTGGCCACCAGTCCGGCGGAGTTCCCTAGCACCACTACTGGTGGACCCGGGCAGGAGAGCGCGGCGGGTGCGGCGCCAGGAGGTGGATATCGCGGTTTCGAGCCGCCCAGTTCTAGCTCTGTGCTGCCGGCCAACAGCCTGACGGCCAAGGCGGCCACCTGGAAGTCGAACGAGGCGCGCCGTCCCAAAACGTACAACTGCACGGCCTGCAACAAGTGGTTCACTAGCTCGGGCCACCTGAAGCGTCACTACAACACGACGCTGCACAAGAACGCGGTGAAGTCGAGCGGCCAGCCGGATCCAGCCACCCTGCCCATATCGGCGCACCACCATCCCGCTCGCGATCCGGTGACGAAGCCCAGTCGCAGGGGCAATGCCGCAGCCGCTGcggccgctgctgcagctgccgcctCGGCCAGCGGTCAGggtcagcagcaacagccgccgccaccaccaccgccggcCAATGTGCCACCCCCGGAGCCGCCCAGAAGTCCGCCCGAGTATGGCGGAGGAGGCGGCTTGGGCGTGGGAGCGATGGGCGGCGCTGCCATGTCCCAGTATTCGGCCTCACCCTCGCccacacagcagcagcagcaccacctcaaccaccatcagcagcaggccAACGGCTATGCTAATGGCACCGCCAATGGCTATGGCTATATGCAGCAACAAGTGCAATCCACGACAAACGCTTCACCACAGCACGcttccaacaacaacagcaacaaccagcagcagcagcaacaacagcagcaccaccagcagcagatgcCGCAGCACCACAACTCCGTTTTGAACGGTCACCCAAACGGGCTAGCAGGTCCCTCCGCcccacacaacaacaacaccacccAAATGCCGTCCTCCCAAATGAGGGGCCTGCTGAACGAAACAACAACCACGCcgccaccaacaacaacaacccgAGCACCACAAatcacaacaacagcaataacaacaacaacggcggcCACCACGGTAGCTATAAAGAGCGAGCAAATGGAGGACAGCaaccacacccacacccacacacacacgcacacgcatcCCAATCACAGTCTCAGCCAGGACAggagccacagcagcagcagcagcagctcaatGGCCacggaggaggcggaggagcaggagctgcgGGATCAGGAGCAGGCGGACGATCACctgcatcagcatcagcaggcGTCGCAGCAGTATCTGCTGGCGGCGCGCCATTACCACAGCAGCACGCCCAACAcgctcagcagcagcaacaccaatcCCAGCACGCCCAGCAGCAACTCGCCCCATACTATCTAccggcaggagcagcagggaACGGATTTCTCGCGCACCACCCCGCCGCCGCAGCCGCTGCCGCCTATGGGAATGCTGCCGCCTATGGCAATGGACTACAACATGCTGGCTTTGGAtatgcccatgcccatgcccacgCTCATGCACAGCAATAtgctgcagtgcagcagcaccagcaccacgcCGCTAGctactaccaccaccaccagtaTGCCGGACACTATgcagccgccgcagcagcagctggtgCACCACTACCAGGCGGTGCTCCACCCGCTCCATCAGCAGCTGGGGGAGCAGCACCAGCGCCAGGAGGAGgatcatcatcagcagcagcgggaGCTTCACCAACtggatcagcagcagcagcagcagcaggcgttAATCCTGGCGGACAGTTTGCCGCACAGCAGCAGTTCGCCCACCAGCAGCTCCCCACCGCCCACCATGCCCATGCCGCTCACCACCATCACAGCgccgcagctgctgccgctgcagccgccgccgccgcacATCACCAGCACCATGCCCATGCCGCCCACCATGCACATGCCCATcatgccgccgccgccgcaaTGCtaccagcagctgcagccgctGGACCCCACAATGAGCTATCACACTATTATTGGTAGTGGCCCGGAGGCGCATGCCGCAGCCGCCGGCGGTGGCTACAGCAACCAAATCACCACCAGCGATGGCCAAATCCTGCAGCTGATGCCAACCTCTCTGTTCGCGCCCTATGCCCCGCTCTCGCCGTACTCGGTGGCCGCCCAGCGATCGCCGCAGGAGGGCGACCTGCCGCCCGTTCACACACTCACCACAGCCCTGCACGCCCATCAGCAGGGCGGGCAACAGGAGGCGCAGACGCCAACGCTGACGGTGCTCTCCACGCCCTACTCGCCCACAGTGAGCAGCTCGCGGGCCACTCCTGCGCTGGAGATGGACATGGCCACGCTCATGCAGCACCAGCAGGACTACGAGATGGAGCAGTACCAGATGCAGCACCAGCAgttggagcagctgcagcagcaccagcagcaactggaccatcagcagcagcaacagatcCTGGCGGATCAGACCCAATCGATGGCCCAGCAGCCGCTGACCAAGAAGCGGCGTGGCGGCAACGCAACACCATCGACGACGAAGCGACGGCGGAACAGCAGCGTCGGATCGACGTCGCCGCACTCGACCACCCTGCCATCGGGACGGATCAAGTGTCTGGAGTGCGACAAGGAGTTCACCAAGAACTGCTACCTCACGCAGCACAACAAGAGCTTCCACTCCGGTGAGTACCCGTTTCGCTGTCAGAAGTGCGGCAAGCGCTTTCAGAGCGAGGATGTCTACACCACGCACCTGGGTCGCCACCGCACCCAGGACAAGCCGCACAAGTGCGAGCTGTGCCCCAAGCAGTTCCACCACAAGACGGATCTGCGCCGACACGTGGAGGCCATCCACACGGGGCTGAAGCAGCACATGTGCGACATCTGCGAGAAGGGCTTCTGTCGCAAGGATCATCTGCGCAAGCACCTCGAGACACACAACCGGCCGCGGGTGGTGGGCAAGAAGTCCGCCGCggcagcagccgccgcagcagccaCTGCCACGGCGGGATTGGGTGGTGTTTCAGCCGCCGGCTCCATCAAGGCGGCATTCGCTCGCTCGCTAACGGTGGCGGCTGTGAGCAGTGAGCCAGGCGCAGGAGTTGCAGTGCCCTCAGCTCCTGTCCCTGCTCCTGCATCTGCTCTTGTCCAGTCCGTCAATCCCAGTCTGGCTTCCAGCCTCAGTCTGAAGCGGCACATTGACGATGTGGCCGCCGACGATGACAGTCTGctggaggaggacgaggatgagatggagatggaaatggagacGGATATGTTGGAGGAGGAAGATGAGGAGGAGCTGGGCGATCACCACATGATAATCAAGGGCGAGTACGCGCAGGAGGAGTTTCAAATGATCGAGAAGAGCATAGAGCTGTACTGA